The Salvelinus namaycush isolate Seneca chromosome 28, SaNama_1.0, whole genome shotgun sequence genome contains a region encoding:
- the LOC120023420 gene encoding hepatocyte nuclear factor 3-alpha-like, with translation MLGTVKMEGHETPDWSSYYNDAQEVYSPMANSGMNAGLSSMNSMNSYMSMSTSGNMTSGSFNMSYANPGLGAGISPGTMAGMPPSTSMNGMCGGVSSMGTALSPSNMGAMSAQQASMNALNPYASMSPTMSHMSYNQSNLNRARDNKSFRRSYPHAKPPYSYISLITMAIQQAPSKMLTLSEIYQWIMDLFPYYRQNQQRWQNSIRHSLSFNDCFIKVSRSPDKPGKGSYWALHPDSGNMFENGCYLRRQKRFKCENRKLSSSKGDGRKDQSGSGSPSSDNSKTGHVDPNSLSTCNQSSSPHIMDRRSSSSASELKSSGPPLHPVASSVTSLSSLPLPPHSMAHESQLHLKGDPHYSFNHPFSINNLMSSSEQQHKLDLKAYEQALQYSSYGSGMSSSLPLGSASMVGRAMDPSAIEASYYQGVYSRPVLNTS, from the exons ATGTTGGGAACAGTGAAAATGGAAGGTCACGAAACACCAGATTGGAGCAGCTATTACAATGACGCACAAGAG GTATATTCACCCATGGCAAACAGCGGCATGAATGCAGGACTGAGTTCCATGAACAGTATGAACAGTTACATGAGTATGTCTACCAGTGGAAATATGACCTCCGGTTCTTTCAACATGTCCTACGCGAACCCTGGCCTGGGAGCCGGAATAAGCCCCGGTACAATGGCAGGGATGCCTCCGAGCACGTCCATGAATGGAATGTGCGGCGGGGTATCGTCAATGGGCACTGCCCTTAGCCCCTCGAACATGGGCGCAATGTCGGCTCAGCAGGCTTCCATGAACGCTCTGAATCCATACGCCAGCATGAGCCCTACAATGAGCCACATGTCCTATAATCAGTCCAACCTGAACCGAGCAAGGGACAACAAGTCGTTCAGGAGAAGCTACCCGCACGCAAAGCCTCCGTATTCATACATATCCCTGATAACCATGGCCATTCAGCAAGCACCAAGCAAGATGCTCACGCTTAGCGAAATCTACCAATGGATAATGGACCTATTTCCATACTACAGACAGAACCAACAGAGGTGGCAGAACTCTATTCGCCATTCCTTGTCTTTTAATGATTGCTTCATCAAAGTGTCTAGGTCACCGGATAAGCCAGGCAAAGGCTCATACTGGGCCCTGCACCCAGATTCTGGAAATATGTTCGAGAACGGTTGTTATCTCCGCAGACAAAAGCGCTTTAAATGCGAAAATAGAAAGCTATCTTCAAGTAAAGGAGATGGAAGGAAAGACCAGTCTGGTTCTGGGTCACCTTCGAGCGACAACAGCAAGACTGGACATGTGGACCCCAACTCCCTCTCCACCTGCAACCAGTCCTCCAGCCCTCACATCATGGACCGCAGGAGCAGTAGCAGCGCCTCTGAACTAAAGAGCAGCGGGCCACCTCTCCACCCTGTGGCCAGCTCCGTCacttccctgtcctctctccctttacctcCGCACTCGATGGCGCACGAGTCCCAGCTGCACCTAAAAGGGGATCCCCATTACTCATTCAACCACCCCTTTTCAATAAATAATTTAATGTCATCCTCAGAGCAACAGCACAAACTGGACTTGAAAGCCTACGAGCAAGCTTTGCAATACTCCTCCTACGGCTCAGGTATGTCCTCCAGTCTACCCCTCGGCAGCGCGTCCATGGTAGGCAGAGCCATGGACCCATCCGCAATAGAGGCGTCATACTATCAAGGTGTGTATTCCAGACCGGTCCTCAACACTTCTTAG